One Littorina saxatilis isolate snail1 linkage group LG10, US_GU_Lsax_2.0, whole genome shotgun sequence DNA window includes the following coding sequences:
- the LOC138979067 gene encoding adipolin-like, producing the protein MVVKQFVTWPRRKSIDPKYSWDRFQNRQPKRKKKRRNKKAMLHGPRGPPGARGPPGPTGPPGAEMTKEDLLKEFKSLIKDMAEKRAEQLLTERCEACTLLLNGSYSLPPEVDQMLLVPRVTAAFNMRLRRNVNVEPETFVELKKFYQPFGSGAFQRGQVFKSREGRFLAPRDGLYQFAAHLHLKLRHKGKRGRARKRLRKRDYVKIQICIDSLCEKNMSLEYISGLESNSRVFTVSLNGMLEMKSKQYASLYVDNASRALVKVMNGSDFTGILFGV; encoded by the exons ATGG TTGTAAAGCAGTTTGTG ACATGGCCAAGAAGAAAATCCATCGACCCCAAATACAGCTGGGACCGGTTCCAGAACAGACAgccaaagagaaagaagaaaaggagaaaCAAGAAAGCTATGCTG CATGGTCCGCGAGGACCGCCCGGAGCACGTGGTCCTCCTGGACCTACCGGACCACCTGGCGCCGAAATGACCAAGGAGGATTTACTGAAAGAGTTCAAATCTCTTATCAAAG ATATGGCCGAGAAGCGCGCGGAACAACTGTTGACAGAAAGG tGTGAAGCTTGCACGTTACTGCTGAATGGCAGTTACTCACTTCCGCCGGAAGTTGACCAGATGTTATTGGTTCCCCGCGTGACCGCAGCCTTCAACATGCGCCTGCGCAGAAACGTCAACGTGGAACCTGAGACGTTTGTGGAACTGAAGAAATTTTACCAG CCGTTTGGCAGTGGAGCGTTCCAAAGGGGTCAGGTGTTCAAGTCACGTGAGGGGAGATTCCTGGCACCACGTGACGGCCTGTATCAGTTCGCGGCTCATTTGCATCTCAAGCTTCGTCACAAGGGCAAGAGAGGGCGCGCGCGGAAGCGTCTGCGCAAGCGTGACTACGTCAAAATCCAGATCTGCATCGATTCGTTATGCGAGAAAAATAT GTCGTTAGAATACATCAGTGGCTTGGAAAGCAACAGTCGCGTTTTCACCGTCAGCCTCAACGGAATGCTTGAGATGAAG AGCAAGCAGTATGCCTCTTTGTACGTAGACAACGCCTCTCGCGCCCTTGTGAAAGTCATGAACGGATCGGACTTCACCGGAATTCTCTTCGGTGTATGA